CCCTTGCCGACAAAGGCATCGTCGACGCCGATATTGATCTCGCCGACATGCGAACGGCGCGGCGAGTCCTGTGCGACCAGGCTGCCATGGCCGACGACCCTGCCGTCCACCTCGGCAACGATCCAGGTGGTTTCCTGGCCGGACTTGGCGATGCGCCGCTCCACCTGCTCCACCCTTTCGAAGGGCATCCTGAACGTGCCCCAGCGGAAGCCCGGCATGTTGAAGATAGCGCAAAGCGCCTCCGCATCGCTTGACCGGACGGGTCGGAGCTGTGGCCGGATCTTCTCGGACGATGGCGAGGTCGTGCTGGTCATGGCGTTCCCGGCTAGAGCAATTCCAGGAAAAGTGTAAGCGGTTTTCCGCCCGGAATTGCGTCAGCACAAAGAGATAGAGCAGTTCGCCGTTTCCTTTGAAACGGTGAAATGCTCTAAGCAATCGGTCCGACACGATGCACCGGACCTCACCTGAAAATCCAGCCGTCTCTTTAACCTACGATGCCGGTTGCGAGCTGAAATATTGGGAGGCGGCGTAGAGCTTGAAGGCGCCGCTGATGCAGATCCAGCCGAAAAGGGCGAGCCAGCACAACGTCCCGGTCGCCGTCCAGTTGATCCGGTGCACCGCAGCGTCGGTGATGACGAGGCCAAGGATGGCAAGCAGGCCAACCAGAAACTGCGCCAGGCCCAGCACCAGCAGTTCCTCGCGCGGCGCGCTTCTCAAGACGAGATATATCCCGCCCGCACCGGCGAGGAAGATGGCGCTGTAGACCTGAGCGTGGAAG
The window above is part of the Mesorhizobium sp. WSM4904 genome. Proteins encoded here:
- a CDS encoding GNAT family N-acetyltransferase; amino-acid sequence: MTSTTSPSSEKIRPQLRPVRSSDAEALCAIFNMPGFRWGTFRMPFERVEQVERRIAKSGQETTWIVAEVDGRVVGHGSLVAQDSPRRSHVGEINIGVDDAFVGKGIGSAILGALLDVADNWRALKRVELTVYADNEPAIRLYTSHGFEIEGRHVKAGFTDGQYHDLLSMARLRF